Proteins encoded within one genomic window of Macrobrachium nipponense isolate FS-2020 chromosome 9, ASM1510439v2, whole genome shotgun sequence:
- the LOC135218014 gene encoding serine/arginine repetitive matrix protein 1-like: MEGVMFPPVPDRSLKGTSARFPPPPDSSSPDSILPKRNTSFLWNKNIKDSIDLDGSFDQDSFFHMHRHLLAESDQSTELEKSLYDRRKGIAGTYSTLESKTHSDFTSAHETQLYAGMTTPYDELTYEETLFEVKVDGVKPPNAEKMESSLPQTSEEETALQNFLKQRQMSVKNNRSLAILEPKKLKADGEVMSKTKEEKCYPKKSNIPRRNTSLAPQSGKDCPRLKLRSESLRTGHGGHHHHRSADSKHSYDGMLSEGLIKSYIEERIKAVERQIRMEVTEEAHMRKHTRPKPKTPFPDMSSANPPVPGPSDSSSREFILREIAAVLAAKGYLPSVQAQNQGVLQFTEPSHFNELHDKGHHDRDDTLRPASSITSSKLGKVQRYKAASPRSSPLRSRKAALNSASSTYKSHKESNRDASLRTTLDSPKSKRSSHFSAHSVAEMVDLKRRKRKTNGSRSSLTSLLRTQDSSSSDTDLVNTVRSRQQSIISKKATTHAHSSDAGNNCGNSQGSLKQGVYTMPSFADNEQSENLNERNKTADEKPSPLVPPEKNLKESQPTPMLQNTAEIKTEVKIETKASTTPSKPPEEANSAAPELAPKANRRIPPPRPPAPSIPIYQSISPSGSSHYQSIQAQPLPPTSLIPPVIPPKGPPPPVPKRPKRTWQTQSKPELPLPVKMSSPPPVETKDINPPAIKQNKIYASKEELSAPISPSESPVSKATTTSTIESENTTDTATTTCATGETQQSLLAQEAVEKHPSEEPQEAAKDSESGSPERLSRDQQHVAGSKRDSRAGTPQQGSPARQSLGRSSATSHHNEDRSETDYFLMDDHTAGIHTTGS; this comes from the coding sequence ATGGAAGGTGTCATGTTCCCACCAGTACCTGACAGGTCACTGAAGGGCACAAGTGCCCGCTTCCCTCCACCTCCGGATTCCTCATCTCCCGACTCCATCCTCCCCAAGAGAAACACATCCTTCCTTTGGAACAAGAACATAAAGGACAGCATTGATCTGGATGGGTCTTTTGACCAGGACTCCTTCTTCCACATGCACAGACACTTGCTGGCTGAAAGTGACCAGTCAACCGAGCTCGAAAAAAGTCTGTACGATCGCAGGAAGGGCATAGCTGGCACCTACTCCACTCTGGAGAGTAAAACCCATTCAGATTTTACCTCTGCTCACGAAACTCAGCTCTATGCTGGGATGACAACGCCCTATGACGAGCTTACCTATGAGGAGACACTTTTTGAAGTGAAAGTTGATGGAGTGAAGCCTCCAAATGCCGAAAAAATGGAGAGCTCGCTGCCACAGACAAGTGAGGAGGAAACGGCACTTCAGAACTTCCTGAAACAAAGGCAGATGAGTGTGAAAAACAATCGAAGCTTAGCAATACTGGAACCAAAGAAATTGAAGGCTGACGGTGAGGTGATGAGTAAGACGAAGGAGGAGAAATGCTACCCCAAGAAAAGTAACATCCCCCGAAGAAATACAAGTTTAGCCCCACAGTCGGGTAAGGACTGCCCAAGGCTGAAGCTTCGAAGTGAGAGCCTTCGCACTGGGCACGgtggtcatcatcatcatcgttcaGCTGACAGCAAGCACAGCTATGATGGCATGCTGTCTGAGGGGTTGATAAAATCTTATATCGAGGAACGTATTAAGGCAGTTGAAAGGCAGATAAGAATGGAAGTGACGGAAGAAGCTCATATGAGAAAGCACACTCGACCAAAACCAAAGACTCCTTTTCCAGACATGTCGTCTGCTAATCCCCCAGTGCCTGGTCCCTCTGACAGTTCGAGCAGAGAATTCATCCTCCGGGAAATTGCAGCTGTTTTAGCTGCAAAGGGTTACCTGCCAAGTGTTCAGGCTCAGAATCAAGGGGTTCTTCAGTTTACAGAACCCTCTCATTTTAATGAGTTGCACGACAAAGGACATCATGACAGAGATGATACCCTACGGCCAGCCAGCTCTATAACTAGCTCCAAGCTCGGTAAAGTTCAGCGATACAAGGCTGCCTCACCCAGGAGCTCACCACTGAGAAGTCGAAAGGCTGCACTGAACTCTGCAAGCAGCACTTACAAGAGTCACAAAGAGTCTAACAGAGATGCTAGTCTGAGAACTACCCTTGATTCTCCAAAGTCTAAGAGAAGTAGTCATTTTAGTGCACATTCTGTTGCAGAAATGGTGGATttaaagagaaggaagaggaaaaccAATGGTTCACGCAGCAGTCTCACAAGTCTGTTGCGTACCCAAGATTCTTCCAGTAGTGATACAGACCTTGTGAATACGGTTCGCTCTAGACAGCAAAGTATTATCAGCAAAAAAGCCACCACCCATGCACATTCATCAGACGCAGGTAATAACTGTGGCAACAGTCAAGGTAGTTTGAAACAGGGTGTGTATACAATGCCAAGTTTTGCAGACAATGAGCAGTCAGAGAATCTGAACGAGAGAAATAAAACTGCAGATGAAAAACCTTCACCGTTGGTTCCTCCTGAGAAAAACCTTAAAGAATCTCAGCCTACACCTATGTTGCAAAATACAGCCGAAATTAAAACAGAAGTTAAAATAGAAACTAAAGCTTCCACAACACCCAGCAAGCCACCTGAAGAAGCTAATAGTGCAGCACCAGAATTAGCCCCTAAAGCTAATCGTCGTATTCCTCCTCCTCGCCCTCCTGCGCCCTCAATCCCCATATACCAGTCAATCTCCCCTTCAGGGTCATCCCACTACCAGTCTATTCAAGCACAGCCGCTTCCTCCAACAAGTCTGATTCCGCCAGTTATACCACCTAAAGGTCCTCCACCGCCGGTGCCCAAAAGGCCCAAGAGGACATGGCAGACCCAAAGCAAACCAGAGTTACCACTGCCTGTTAAGATGTCCAGCCCTCCTCCTGTAGAAACAAAGGACATAAACCCACCAGCAATCAAGCAAAATAAGATCTATGCATCGAAGGAGGAACTATCAGCGCCGATATCTCCTTCAGAATCCCCAGTTTCCAAAGCGACGACGACCTCAACTATCGAGAGCGAAAACACGACGGACACAGCCACCACCACCTGTGCCACGGGCGAGACGCAGCAGTCCCTGCTGGCTCAGGAGGCCGTCGAGAAACATCCTTCGGAGGAACCTCAAGAGGCAGCCAAGGATTCGGAAAGTGGGTCACCGGAGAGGCTCTCTCGAGACCAGCAGCACGTGGCCGGGAGCAAGAGAGACTCCCGGGCAGGAACCCCCCAGCAGGGTAGTCCTGCCAGACAGTCCTTGGGACGCTCGTCAGCCACATCCCATCATAACGAAGATCGCTCTGAGACAGATTATTTTCTCATGGACGATCACACAGCAGGTATACACACCACTGGAAGTTAA